A genome region from Lutra lutra chromosome 11, mLutLut1.2, whole genome shotgun sequence includes the following:
- the LOC125081086 gene encoding heterogeneous nuclear ribonucleoprotein D-like, with amino-acid sequence MEDMNEYSNIEEFAEGSKINASKNQQDDGKMFIGGLSWDTSKKDLTEYLSRFGEVVDCTIKTDPVTGRSRGFGFVLFKDAASVDKVLELKEHKLDGKLIDPKRAKALKGKEPPKKVFVGGLSPGTSEEQIKEYFGAFGEIENIELPMDTKTNERRGFCFITYTDEEPVKKLLESRYHQIGSGKCEIKVAPPKEVYRQQQQQQKGGRGAAAGGRGGTRGRGRGQGQNWNQGFNNYYDQGYGNYNSAYGGDQNYSGYGGYDYTGYNYGNYGYGQGYADYSGQQSTYGKASRGGGNHQNNYQPY; translated from the coding sequence ATGGAGGACATGAACGAGTACAGCAACATAGAGGAGTTCGCAGAGGGATCCAAGATCAATGCGAGCAAGAACCAGCAGGATGACGGTAAAATGTTTATTGGAGGCTTGAGCTGGGATACAAGCAAGAAAGATCTGACTGAGTATTTGTCCCGATTTGGGGAAGTGGTGGACTGTACGATTAAGACAGACCCGGTGACCGGAAGATCGAGAGGATTCGGGTTTGTGCTTTTCAAAGACGCTGCTAGTGTCGACAAGGTTTTGGAACTGAAAGAACACAAACTGGATGGCAAATTGATAGACCCCAAAAGGGCCAAAGCTTTAAAAGGGAAAGAACCGCCCAAAAAGGTTTTTGTGGGCGGATTGAGCCCAGGTACTtctgaagaacaaattaaagaatattttggagCCTTTGGAGAGATTGAAAATATTGAACTTCCCATGGATACAAAAACAAACGAAAGAAGAGGATTTTGTTTTATCACGTATACAGATGAAGAGCCAGTAAAGAAATTATTAGAAAGCAGATATCATCAAATCGGTTCTGGGAAGTGTGAAATCAAAGTTGCACCACCCAAAGAGGTATACaggcagcaacagcagcaacaaaaaggaggaagaggtgcTGCAGCTGGTGGACGAGGTGGCACTAGGGGTCGTGGACGAGGTCAGGGCCAAAACTGGAACCAAGGATTTAATAACTATTATGATCAAGGATATGGAAATTACAATAGTGCCTATGGTGGTGATCAAAACTATAGTGGCTATGGCGGCTATGATTATACTGGGTATAACTATGGGAACTATGGATATGGACAGGGATATGCAGACTACAGTGGCCAACAGAGCACTTACGGCAAGGCATCTCGAGGGGGTGGCAATCACCAAAACAATTACCAGCCATACTAA